One genomic window of Struthio camelus isolate bStrCam1 chromosome 1, bStrCam1.hap1, whole genome shotgun sequence includes the following:
- the EPYC gene encoding epiphycan — protein sequence MKTFVNIFLGFFIFESIGAAPIADTVIYASEFSDIPLGELPQPFVYAENEQSDQLEAEIGTALPSITQESYSSAPLTEEPEEEASTPKLIDGSSAQGSGVLGPQTHDGLPTCLLCTCLGTTVYCDDRELAAVPPLPKKTMYFYSRYNRIRRINRNDFANLSNLKRIDLTANFISEIHEDAFRRLPQLQELVLRENRIRQLPELPSTLTLIDVSNNRLGRRGIRNEAFKDLHELQYLYITDNNLDHIPLPLPESLQVLHLQNNNIQEMHEDTFCKMKDFNYVRRALEDVRLDGNPINLSKTPYAYMCLPRLPVGNLI from the exons ATGAAGacctttgtaaatatttttctgggattttttatCTTTGAGTCTATTGGTGCTGCACCCATCGCTGATACAGTAATTTATGCTTCTGAGTTCTCTGACATACCACTTGGCGAGCTGCCCCAACCGTTTGTCTATGCTGAAAACGAGCAGTCTGACCAGTTAGAG GCAGAGATTGGGACGGCTCTACCCTCTATAACTCAAGAGAGTTATTCTTCTGCGCCATTGACAGAAGAACCTGAGGAAGAAGCATCAACACCAAAATTAATCGATGGCTCTTCAGCACAAGGGTCTGGTGTTCTTGGACCCCAAACTCACGACG GCCTTCCAACTTGTCTTTTGTGTACATGCCTAGGGACCACAGTCTACTGTGATGATCGTGAACTTGCTGCTGTTCCACCATTGCCTAAGAAAACCATGTACTTCTACTCCCGCTACAATAGAATCAGAAGGATCAACAGGAATGACTTTGCTAACTTGA GCAATTTAAAGAGGATCGATTTGACTGCAAACTTTATATCAGAGATCCATGAAGATGCCTTCCGGAGACTGCCCCAACTCCAGGAGCTTGTGCTCCGTGAAAACAGAATAAGGCAACTCCCTGAGTTACCATCCACTTTGACACTCATCGATGTTAGTAACAACAGGCTTGGTCGCAGGGGAATACGTAATGAGGCATTTAAA GATCTGCATGAACTGCAATATCTTTACATCACTGACAATAACCTGGATCACATTCCATTGCCACTGCCTGAGAGTCTCCAAGTTCTTCATCTCCAG AACAACAACATTCAAGAGATGCATGAAGATactttctgcaaaatgaaagattttaattaTGTCCGTAGGGCCCTTGAAGACGTCAGACTGGATGGTAATCCCATTAACTTGAGCAAAACACCTTATGCATACATGTGTCTACCCCGTTTGCCAGTTGGTAACCTCATCTAA